Proteins found in one Miscanthus floridulus cultivar M001 chromosome 4, ASM1932011v1, whole genome shotgun sequence genomic segment:
- the LOC136551214 gene encoding V-type proton ATPase subunit G1-like: MDANRRQSGIQQLLAVEQEAQQIVNAARAAKSARLKQAKEEAEREIAEYRAQMEAEFQKKVAESSGDSGANVKRLEEETAAKIEQLNQQAASISPDVIQMLLRHVTTVKN, translated from the exons ATGGACGCGAACAGGCGCCAGAGTGGGATTCAGCAGCTACTGGCTGTGGAGCAGGAGGCTCAGCAAATTGTGAACGCGGCTAGAGCTG CTAAGTCAGCGAGGCTTAAGCAAGCGAAAGAGGAGGCTGAGCGGGAAATAGCCGAATACCGTGCCCAGATGGAGGCTGAGTTCCAGAAGAAGGTCGCAGAG AGCAGTGGTGACTCTGGTGCGAACGTCAAGCGTCTCGAGGAAGAGACGGCGGCGAAAATCGAACAGCTCAACCAGCAGGCTGCAAGCATCTCCCCAGATGTCATTCAGATGCTTCTGAGGCATGTCACCACCGTGAAGAACTGA